One Deltaproteobacteria bacterium genomic region harbors:
- a CDS encoding PAS domain S-box protein, with protein MVLPAIQCVSAFFQFIAAWQSVVFLSTGRLGRVWSFVSLALFLKGLLSVWVVFSSSWSTVTLFTDQPVVIAEFFISLLLASGFLLTGQWFRFRERLEARFDLITEVERSLVGVLEEGRVLSLVCGILSRSRGYRLVWVGAAEADGTIRVECSAGEAAEFLRGVTLRWDDTPAGRAPPGNALRTGGTIIAREVGGGLPADWREGCRRHGLVRCAAARIEQHSFQHKVLVVHADTAAAFDAVETEALAAMARRVGSAIQGARRHQIFVNAKASYDELLRNQRDGVILVREGKVVRANPAAAEMLGYASPGLLFDADPVSILAEPDAVAGLRDELREPGNGETRSEWDASLLRMDGSTFPGEIRLTWAPREDRNDSFVPKRHGPLGMIVLRDVAERGRVLRELRKERDFSNRMLDISGALVLQVNGAGEILLFNRQCEEVTGIAARDALGKKMWDLLIEESARNLHRDAIRGVAAGRTPPPLETSIVIAHASPRTIAWNHAPLRDGAGTIVSVIVTGIDVTERRLLEKQLIEMQKMEAVGTLAGGIAHDFNNILTGILGSLDLARGFVPPGSPASAPIAEGIKASERAVQLVRQLLDFSRRAPAECRPVNLGNVVREVAALFSQTIDRRIEVTCSIADDLLPAFVDPNQVHQVLMNLCVNARDAIMESFETEEKSGGRPLTGYWIYTRAENVEVDDDYCRIFPYARKGRYIRLSIGDNGAGMDEATQRRVFEPFFTTKKMGRGTGLGLSTVYGIIKQHNGWINLESRAGKGTTFCAYFPEATGFPEEAPALPEAAPSGRGKETVLFADDEELIRDLARQVMEMHGYTVFLAEDGLRAIELFRSNREAIDLVVLDLTMPQRSGMEVLRAIRNIDPGMRVILSSGSPPAEPAPGTTFLPKPYRAEMLAKAVRSALDAPRPV; from the coding sequence TCACCGGTCAATGGTTCCGCTTCAGGGAGCGCCTCGAGGCGCGGTTCGACCTGATCACCGAGGTGGAGCGGTCCCTGGTGGGTGTCCTGGAGGAGGGGAGGGTTCTCTCCCTGGTGTGCGGCATCCTCTCCCGCTCCCGCGGGTACCGCCTCGTTTGGGTGGGAGCCGCCGAAGCCGACGGAACGATCCGCGTGGAGTGCAGCGCGGGGGAGGCCGCGGAGTTTCTCCGGGGGGTCACTCTCCGCTGGGACGACACGCCCGCAGGGCGTGCGCCGCCCGGAAACGCGTTGCGGACGGGCGGTACGATCATCGCGAGGGAAGTCGGCGGGGGGCTCCCCGCCGACTGGCGGGAGGGTTGCCGGCGTCACGGGCTCGTTCGCTGCGCCGCGGCCCGGATCGAGCAGCACAGCTTCCAGCACAAGGTTCTCGTCGTGCACGCCGACACGGCCGCCGCCTTCGATGCGGTCGAGACGGAGGCGCTCGCCGCGATGGCCCGCCGGGTGGGAAGCGCGATCCAGGGGGCAAGGCGCCACCAGATCTTCGTCAACGCGAAGGCGTCCTACGACGAACTGCTCCGGAACCAGCGGGACGGGGTCATCCTCGTGCGCGAGGGGAAGGTGGTGCGCGCCAATCCGGCCGCCGCCGAGATGCTCGGGTACGCGTCCCCGGGGCTGCTGTTCGACGCCGATCCGGTTTCGATCCTTGCGGAACCCGACGCGGTGGCCGGCCTGCGGGACGAATTGCGGGAGCCCGGCAACGGAGAGACCCGGAGCGAGTGGGACGCCTCTCTCCTTCGCATGGACGGCTCGACCTTCCCCGGGGAGATCCGTCTCACCTGGGCGCCCCGGGAAGACCGGAACGACTCGTTCGTCCCGAAGCGACACGGCCCCCTCGGGATGATCGTCCTTCGCGACGTCGCCGAGAGGGGGCGGGTCCTCCGGGAACTCCGGAAGGAGCGCGACTTCTCGAACCGGATGCTGGATATCTCCGGGGCGCTCGTCCTGCAGGTGAACGGGGCTGGGGAGATCCTGCTCTTCAACCGGCAGTGCGAGGAGGTGACCGGGATCGCCGCCAGGGACGCGCTGGGAAAGAAGATGTGGGACCTGCTGATCGAGGAGTCGGCCCGCAACCTCCACCGCGACGCCATCCGCGGGGTTGCCGCGGGGCGCACGCCCCCCCCTCTCGAAACCTCGATCGTCATCGCGCACGCTTCGCCGCGGACGATCGCCTGGAACCATGCCCCGCTGCGCGACGGGGCCGGAACGATCGTCTCCGTCATCGTGACCGGGATCGACGTCACGGAACGGCGCCTGCTCGAAAAGCAGCTGATCGAGATGCAGAAGATGGAAGCCGTCGGGACACTGGCCGGGGGGATCGCGCACGACTTCAACAATATCCTCACGGGAATCCTTGGCAGTCTCGACCTCGCCCGCGGGTTCGTGCCGCCAGGCTCCCCGGCGTCGGCCCCGATCGCCGAAGGGATCAAGGCCTCGGAACGCGCGGTCCAACTCGTGCGCCAGCTCCTCGATTTCTCCCGGCGCGCCCCCGCGGAGTGCCGGCCCGTGAACCTCGGGAACGTTGTCCGGGAGGTGGCCGCCCTTTTTTCCCAGACGATCGACCGCCGGATCGAGGTGACTTGCTCGATCGCGGACGACCTGCTTCCGGCCTTCGTCGACCCCAACCAGGTCCACCAGGTCCTCATGAACCTGTGCGTCAACGCCCGGGACGCCATCATGGAGAGCTTCGAGACCGAGGAAAAGTCGGGGGGGCGGCCGCTGACGGGATACTGGATCTACACCCGGGCGGAGAACGTCGAGGTGGACGACGACTACTGCCGGATCTTCCCGTACGCCCGGAAAGGCCGCTATATCCGGCTCTCCATCGGCGACAACGGCGCCGGGATGGACGAGGCGACGCAGCGACGGGTGTTCGAGCCGTTCTTCACCACGAAGAAGATGGGGCGGGGAACGGGGCTGGGGCTGTCCACCGTGTACGGCATCATCAAGCAGCACAACGGGTGGATCAACCTGGAGAGCCGCGCGGGGAAGGGGACGACCTTTTGCGCTTACTTCCCCGAGGCGACGGGCTTTCCGGAGGAGGCGCCGGCGTTACCGGAGGCCGCGCCTTCCGGGAGGGGGAAGGAGACCGTGCTGTTCGCGGACGACGAGGAGCTGATCCGCGACCTTGCCCGCCAGGTGATGGAAATGCACGGGTACACGGTCTTCCTGGCCGAGGACGGCCTGCGGGCGATCGAACTTTTCAGGTCGAACCGGGAGGCGATCGACCTGGTGGTGCTCGACCTCACGATGCCCCAGCGGTCCGGGATGGAGGTCCTTCGCGCGATCCGGAACATCGACCCGGGAATGCGCGTCATCCTCTCCAGCGGCAGCCCCCCCGCCGAGCCGGCTCCCGGAACGACGTTCCTTCCGAAGCCGTATCGCGCCGAAATGCTGGCGAAGGCCGTTCGCTCCGCCCTCGACGCCCCCCGGCCGGTCTGA